The Pseudomonadota bacterium genome contains the following window.
AGCTTCTTCCAACACCTCTCTCGAAGCTTTCCAAATGTCCTCACCGGCACCGTCGCCTGACAAATAAGGAATTTCAATTTTTTTGCTCAAATCTTTAATCTCCGTAAGTTTTCAAAAACAATAATTTAGAACTTTTTATTCTCAATATTAGACCGCCAGTTTTTTATTTTTAATAATATATTTATCAAGGCCACCTTCTTTAAGAATATCCCTCATTATCGAAGGAAGTCTGGAGAAGCATCTCTGAATACCATTTGCTCTATTAAATATTACACCTTCATCCATATCAATCTCAAGCGTAGCCCCTTCATTTATGCCGTCAACATCGCATATTATTGCTGCAAGTCCTACATTGATAGCATTTCTGTAAAATATTCTCGCAAATGAACTCGCAACTATCGCGTCAATTCCTGCCATTTTAATAATCAAAGGTGCATGTTCCCTGCTTGAACCGAGCCCGAAATTTCTTCCACCTACCACAATGTCTCCTTTGTTTACCTTTTTATGAAAATCAGGCATAACATCATCAAAGACATGTTTTTTTAATTCTTCCAGATTGGACCTTAAATGATAAAATCTACCCGGTATTATATGGTCAGTAGAGATGTTATCTCCAAATCTCCACACCCTTCCTTTTAAAATCATCAAAAACCTCCCTGGGGTCCGTCAGCTTTCCTTTCAATGCACTTGCTGCCGCAGTGGCCGGTGAAGCAAGCACGATACCTGAATTAGGGTTTCCCATTCTGCCTAAAAAATTTCTGTTTGAAGTCGAAATACAAACCTCTCCGTCACCCAGGACACCCTGGTGGAGGCCTATACATGGCCCGCATCCGGGCGGCAAAATCGTTGCACCGGCTTCAAAAAGTGTTGTAAGTATACCTTCCTGTAAAGCTTGATAGTAAATCATTCTCGAAGCAGGGGCCACCAAAAGCCTCACATCTTTATATTTTTTTCTGCCTTTCAGAATTAATGATGCTATCCGCAAATCTTCTATTCTCCCGTTTGTACATGAACCGATAAAAACCTGGTTGACATTTATTGCCTTTACTTGTTTATCTTCTATGCTTCTCGTGTTATCAACTTCATGTGGAAGACTTACCATTGGCGCTAAATGTCCTAAATCAATTTCAATTATTTTTTCATAATGTGCTTTATCATCAGGCAGTATTTCAATATACTGCTTTTCTCTCCTCATTTTTTTAAGATAAAGGAATGTCATAATATCTGAAGGAAAAAGTCCACATTTCGCCCCTGCTTCTACTGCCATATTGGCAATGGTCATTCTTTCTTCTACATCGAGATGGAATAATGTTTCTCCCGTAAACTCCATGGATTTGTAAGTAGCACCATCTGCACCAATCATGCCGATAATTTTTAAAATTAAATCCTTTGTAAAAACACCTGAAGGAAATTCCCCATCAATATCAAATTTAATTGTTTCCGGAATCCTCAGCCAGGTCTTCCCAAGTCCCATAGCAACAGCAATATCCGTTGATCCCATACCGGTTGAAAAAGCCCCAAGGGCTCCTCCGGTACATGTATGCGAATCTGCGCCGAGCAGTACTTCAGATGGGGACAATACACGTTCCATCATAATCTGATGACATATGCCATCACCAACATCATACAAATTGGCACCATATGCTTGCGCAAATTCTTTTATCGTTATGTGGTCATTTGAAAGCTCCATTCTTGAACTCGGGGATGCATGGTCAATAAAAAAATTGATCCTGCTGCCGTCAAAAAGCTTTTTAAATCCCATCTCCTTAAATTTTTTTATGGCAAGTGGGGCAGTCCCATCCTGCAGGAGTATTCTGTCAACATTCGCAATCGCATAATCTCCCTTTATTACATCTGTTCCTGTATTCATACTCAATATTTTTTCGACTATTGTCTTACCCATTTGTTTATTCCCCGGCCTTTGTCAAATCTTCAAATCTGATATCAAGACCCAATATGCCTATTATATCCCCGAACTCATCTCTAATAGGTCCAGAAACGGTTACACAAAGAGCGCCGGTAATTTTTGATGAATATATATCCGTTACACTAATCTTTCCTGTTTTCATGGGATTTATAAACCAGTCCCTATCTGAAAAATCCTCATGCAAACCTATTTTGGAGTATTTGGCTCTGTCTACCACCTGTGTGATATTTCTTGTAATTTTAATGCCTTCACTGTTAACAGTATATGCAAACTGTATATAGGGATATTCCTCAACAATATTTTTTAATGCATTCTCTTGTTGTAACGGCGCCATGCTCTTTATATCAATATTTTCAATATATTTTTCTATTAAATGCGCCGCCATGTCATGAGCTTTTTTCTTCAAAAGCTCGAATTCAGACATAAATATTTCGGGCATATACCTTCTGACAGCATGCTCCATCTCATCATCCGACATAGAGGTTACTCTTCCTTCATCATACTGCTTGATTATCCTTTTGTTAATCTTCGCTACTCCAGGATGTGTCTTTTCTACCCTATCTTTTCCAACCAGTGCAAAATGCGAGCTTATCCAGTGCGCAATTCCCGCGAGACCTGACTTATCGGTTATATTAACGGTTATTGGCCTGTCGAGAAGCTTGTTTGTGTCAAAAGATGAGTATATCTCTTCATTTTTCAATAAACCGTCTATATGTACACCTGCTGATGTTGCATTAAAATCAAGTCCTACTAAGGGCTGGGTCCTCGGTATGTGATAGCCCAATTCTTTTTCAAAATAGTTCCTGATCTCCGTAATTACCTTAGTATCAACACCATTCTCTTCACCTGTAAGAGATATATATTCCATTATAAGTCCTTCAATAGGGGCATTACCGGTCCTCTCCCCTATACCGAGCAATGTTCCATTTACATATGAACAGCCATAAAGCCATGCGCTCACACTATTTATAATAACTTTGTTAAAATCATTATGACCGTGCCATTCAAGATACTCTGAAGGAACCCCGGCATCATCAATCATAGCCCTGATAATTTTTCCCATAGACCGCGGAAGTGCTGCACCAGGATACGTAATGCCAATCCCGAGAGTATCACAGAGCCTTATCTTTACCGGTATCTTTGCCTCTTCCGACATATTAACTAGGGCTTGTGCAAAGGGAACGCAGAAACCATATATGTCGGCCCTTGTTATATCCTCAAAATGACACCTCGGAATTATGCCGTGTTCAAGAGTGCTTTCTACAATCTTTACATAGTCTTTAAAAACCTGTGAGCGCGTTTTCTTTAATTTCATGAATATATGATAATCAGAAGCACTTGTAAGTATGCCTGTCTCTTTTAGTCCCAGATCTTTTACAAGCTGTAAGTCCTCTTTTACAGCTCTTATCCAGCCGGTAATTTCTGGATAACGGTAGCCTTTGTCAAGACATCTTACAACGGCATCTTTATCTTTATCGCCATAAAGGAAAAACTCGCTTTGTCTTATCACACCGTTCGCTCCGCCGAGCCTATGCAAAAAATCAAAAAGGTCTTCAATCTGCTTTGCCGTAAAAGGCGGCCTGGATTGCTGACCGTCTCTGAATGTTGTATCCGTAATAAATATATCATCAGGGGGGTCGATGAGTTCGATCTTGTGGTCAAATTTTACTTTGCACATTTCCGTATACGGAAAAACATCCCTGAAAAGCTCAGGAATTTCAACGTCTATCAAAGGATATTTCGTACCTCTGGCAACATTTTTAAATATAAAGCCTTTCTTCTTTTTCAAGGAAACCTCCTTATTTGTTCACAATTACGTTTCACGGTAAAAAATCGATATATAGCTTGCAGCAAAACTGTGAACTGAAAACATTATTATGTTGATTCGACCGTTACCTTTATTTTCAATTCATTCAATTGTCTTTGTGCAACCCTTGATGGAGCGCCGGTTAGGGGACATGTTCCCTTCTGTGTCTTCGGGAAAGGTATAACCTCCCTGATGCTGTCAAGTTTCAAAAACATCATGATTATTCTGTCAAAACCGAAGGCAATGCCGCCATGCGGAGGCGCGCCCATCTCCAGGGCCTCAAGTAAAAATCCAAATTTCTCAAACGCTTCTTCTTCTTTAATACCAAGAAGTTTAAACATCTCCATCTGCTCATCTGTGCTGTATATACGTATGCTTCCGCCTCCAAGCTCCACACCGTTTAGAACAAGGTCGTAAGCCTTTGCTTTAATAGAATCATAGTCCCCCTCGAAATCTTTTATCTTCCCCTGAGGAGACGTAAAGGGATGGTGTCGCGCAACATACCTTTTGTCTTCTTCACTGTATTCAAGAAGTGGGAAGTCTACTACCCACAAGAACCTGAATTCATCCTTACGGATCAGTCCATATTTCTCGCCAAGATATAGCCTTAACCTTCCCATAAGTTCATTCACTTTATCTCGTTTATCACTCATAATAAAAATTACATCGCCATTTTCAACACCAAGTTTTTCTTCTAAAAAAGTTTTTTCATCTTCGCTTAAATATTTGACCGTAGGTGACTGCAAAACATTATTTTCCTTGCGAATCCAGATAAGACCGCCCGCCCCGATTTCTTTTGCAACGTCAACAGCAGTATCAAGATCCTTCCTTGACAGGGTCTTGCCTTTAAATATAAGGGCCTTGATCTCACCATTATTTTCTATGGTCTTTTTAAAAACCCCGAAACCGGTCTGTCTAAAAATATCGGTCAAATTTACCATGGTCAGTTCAAACCGTAAATCAGGTTTATCCGAACCATATAGATTCATTGCTTCATTGTATGTCATCCTCATAAACGGGGTTTCTATCATCTCGCCTCTTAAGGCTTCATAAAGGGCGCTAATCAGTCCCTCGCCCATACTGATCACATCATCTACATCCACAAAGCTCATCTCAACATCAATCTGGGTAAATTCAGGCTGTCTGTCTGCCCGCAAATCTTCATCCCTGAAACACCTTGCAATCTGGAAATACCTGTCAAATCCGGCTATCATCAAAATCTGCTTGTAAAGCTGGGGAGACTGGGGTAAAGCATAGAACATGCCCTGATTCAGACGGCTAGGGACAATAAAATCCCTGGCGCCTTCCGGTGTACTCTTCGTAAAAAACGGTGTTTCGAACTCATGAAAACCATTCGATACAAAATAATCCCTTGTAACCTTATATGCACGACTCCTGTCAACAAATATCTTCTGAATCTCGGGTCTTCTCATGTCAAGGTATCGGTACTTCAATCTAAGGGATTCGTTTGTCTCTTCATCATCAAGTTGAAAAGGCAGCGTTTTACAAGTATTTAAAATCTCAAAGGTCTCCACCAGGACTTCTACTTTGCCGGTGGGAATATTTTGATTTTCTGTCTCTTCAGGTCTTTTCGCAACCCTGCCCTTGACACTAATGACATACTCCTGCTTTATATTTCCTGCCTTTTGATGGGCATCTACAGATATATCAGGAGAAAAAACTACCTGAACAATTCCTGTTACATCTCTTAAATCTACAAAAATCAGACTACCGTGGTCTCTTCTCCTGTATACCCACCCTGACAGGTGTAGCGTCTTCCCTATATCTTCGCTTTTAATTAAACCACAATAAATATCTCTCACTTGAACCTCCATTAAATGTCCATAATTATATAAGTTTATATGGAGTAAATCAAGGGCTACCTAACAGCGCGAATTGCATCAGTCTCTATATTATATATACAACTATATTGACATATTTCAATAATACTTTATAGTTAGCATAGCAAGATTTAATCTGTGGTGGTAAGATACAATTATGATAAATTTAATACGGGGCTTCGGGAACGAAGGAAGTATTTTTGGTAAGATATATTATATGAGCTATGACAGATGTAAAACAGATTTTATGAAGGAGTACGTAGATTATGTCAGATCAATTACCTGGGATAGTTAAAAAGGGCTCGGTGTCTGTTGTAGAGAGATTGAAGTTTCTTGATAAAGTTGAATCGTTTAGCATTCTTGCGACGCAGGACACCAATACCCCCTACACCTCCCTGGTTGCTTATGCCATAACACCGGATTTAAAAAAGCTGATTTTTGCAACAACAAAAGATACCCACAAATACAGGAATATGATTAATTCAAAGCAAGTGGCACTATTAATTGACAACAGGTCAAGTGGCAACAAAAATCTCATTAAGCTTGAAACATTAACATGCCTCGGCATTGCCCGCCCTGTAAAAAGAGGCAATTTATGGGACGAGTTTGCACGTATTTTCCTTAATAAACATCCAGACTTTGAAGAATTTATAAAGGCCCCGACAACTGCGCTTATGGAAGTCGAAATAATCAGATATATCCATGTAGGGGAATTTCAAACCGTATCAACATGGGAACCTATGATCTCAAATAATTAATATTACAGCTTAATTTGTTATATTGACAATCCATAAGTATAACCTGTTAAAATAATGAGCTTATGAAAATTGCAAAATCTGTTTATTCGATCATCTTATTTACAATATGCGCTGTAATATTTATTGCCAATCCCCTGCATGCAGACAGCATATCCCCTAACAAACCATACAGTACAAGCAAAAACAGAAAGTTCATTGTCGAAATGAGACCAAAAGCCCCGTATGGCGAAGAAGGAAACGGCATTGTGAAAGAAACCGCAACAGATAGAACGCTCTGGAAGTTTGACTGGTATGCACCGGCTACCATACTGCTTAATAACGGTTCCGACCTTATCCGGTTCGGACCATGGGTATCGGATTATCAAGGGCTTACCGATTTCGTAGTCGTTTTTTTATAAAAACGGTTTAGAAATAAACTACCCCGAAGCAGAGCTTCGAGGAATCTATTGATTGAAAAGTTGCCAGGTAAAAACCTTATCAAAGACAGGGCAATAATTATAAGAACGGTCTCCCAATTACTTCTGGGAAGAAAAGGATGATAAATTTTATAGCCTTTCCCATGATGAAAACTTCTTTACACTCAGACTTATTGACGGAAGAAGTTACTCCTTCTAAACATCAACCGGAAAACTTGTATAATAGCCAATGTTAGAAAGTCTCCAAAAACCCCATTGGCAGGCATCTAATTCGTGAAACGCAAACTCCACTTTATAATACTTGTATCCGCCACTACCCTTGTTTATCTGAATTCGTTCAGGGGCACATTCCAGTTTGATGACTTTAATGTAATCGTGTTCAATCCTGTAGTCCATTCGTGGTCAGCCTGGTGGGGAGATGCATATCATGGCGGCATACGTTCATTCCTGAAATTTACCTGGACCCTCAACTGGACTTCAGGTATGGGGCTTTTCGGGTTTCATCTGTTCAATCTGGGCATACATACTGTCAATACAATATTGGTTTATGCCCTTTCGCAAAAAATTATGGAAGTTCAGCAGAATATACCGGATACCTTAAAAACATATGTTCCTTTGATTGCCGCCCTTTTTTTTACAGTTCACCCGATCCAGACAGAGGCAGTGACATATATCAGCGGCCGGTCTGCATCGCTGATTACGCTCTTCTACATGGGCAGTTTCCTTGCCTATGTGCATGGGAGGGATATTGACCATCCCATTTTTATGTATGTTCTATCTCCGGTACTGTTTATTTTTGCTGTAATTACCAAAGAAGTGGCGGTTACACTCCCGGCGGCACTTTTATTATGGGAAACTATTGATAGAAATACAAACTTTTCTGTCCGGCGAGCCTTCAGGTTTCAACGGGTTCACTGGGCGTTGTTATGTATAATAGCCTTATTAATATTTACCCACCCGAGATATAGGCAACTTATTTCCTTCGGCCTTAACTTTCGTAGCGTCCATGACAACATTTTGAGCCAGATTCATGGTATTATTTATCTTCTCTCGCGGCTTGTCATGGTTCACAAACTCAATATTGATCCGGACCTGCCGGTTATAACACAATGGTCTCCCATGCTTATTTTTTATGCATCCTTTTTGGGTTTCATGGTTGTTGCAGGGATTATATGCCGGAAAAAATGTCCCTGGATATACTTTGTGATATGCTGGTTTTTCCTGCATCTTCTACCGGTAAATTCGTTTATACCCAGGATTGATATCATTAACGAAAGACACTTCTATCTCGCCGGATGGGGAATTTTTCTCATTTTCTCGACAGGTCTTGCAATCCTGTTTGCAAAATTTAACATAAATCTGAAATATATCTGGACATGCATCATTACCCTTTGTTTGATTTTAGGAGCATTCACAATATCACGCAATAATGTCTATCGTAACGAAATCACCCTATGGAAGGATACTGCGCTGAACTCGCCGAACAAAGCAAGAATCTTTAATAATCTCGGCTACGCTTACTATCTTGCGGGACGTTCCAAAGAGGCGCGGAAGGCTTATTTAAGGGCGTTGCAGCTTGATCCAAATTTCATTTTGGCACGAAACAATCTTTTATTGATTGAAAAGTAAATGAACTTCACCGCGGCAGAGACAGAGTTTTGAGGAATCTATTGATTGAAATAATTATCACAATAAAAACAACAAAGGCCTGACTAATATTTTTATCCCATTGCAAAAGCATAAAGTACAAACATTATTACGATAACAAACATGTTTATTTGTTGAAAAAATAGGGTAAAAGATAATAGGATGAAAAAGAGTTGATTTAACAGAATTTATCGACAAGAAAAATTGCAGGAGAAAATCATTATGAATCTGATTAACTTTTAAAGGGGGCATCAATGAGCATATTGATTGTTGTAATCATTATTTTGCTGTTGGTTACCATATTTTCAGTTCAGAATGCAGCACCTGTTGCAATTTCCTTTTTTTTCTGGAAATTTGCAGCATCTCTCGCAATAGTAGTATTTCTTTCTGTACTCATAGGGGTCATTATAGGAAGTATACTCGTATTCTCATTTCGGATATCAAGAAACAAACAAACCTGTGCAGACAATAAGGATAATGAAAACACAAAAAAGAATTGATGCATAATACTAAAATTAACGGAAAGGGACGAAAGATAGGTTGGAAATTTATTTGAAGAGTATATTTATTAAGGGGATACGAAACACCATTTCCTCAAAAAACCGTCTATGTCAAGGGAAGAAAAAGATTGGAAAAAATAATCGATGAATTTGAATCTGAACAGTGCAATTGATTATGAACTGAGAAGACAGTATAATAAGGTTGTATCTTGTTTATAAGTTACTGAATTGTGAAAAGGAGTTTTTTTGGATATCATTGCAATGATACTGGCAGGTGCAAGGGTGGACGATCTGGGGGTACTCACCTTTTTTAGACCGAAATCTGCAATGCCTTACGGCGGGCTTTACCGCATCATTGATTTTCCCATGAGCAATTTGATGTATTCAGGCATTGAGAAGGTGGGAATCCTCTCTCAATATAAGCCTCTTTATTTGATGGAGCATATGCGTAACGGAGAACCATGGGATATGTCGGGACGCAACAGGTTTGTCACCATACTCCCGCCGTTTAAAGGCATGGGGACGTCTGACTGGTACAAAGGTACTGCCGATGCAGTGTATCAGAATCTTGATTTTCTCAGTAACCATATGCCCGAACTAATTGTTGTATTATCAGGAGACCACATATACAAAATGGATTATCGGGAGATGATCAGGTTTCATCTGGAGAAAGGCGCCGATCTTACCATAGCCTTTGCAAAAGTGCCGAAGGAAGGCGCCCATCGTTTTGGTCTGGCCAATATTGAAGAAGGAGACGCAAGAGGCGGTAGAGTATTACAATACACGGAAAAAAGCGACAAAACACCTTTTGAATGGGCTTCCTTAACTATCTATATGTTTACACCCTATGCCCTTTTTGAGGCTCTCAAGTCAAATGCAGAGGAGAATTCACACGAATTCGGTAAAGACATTATCCCTTTTTTACTGGCCAATAATTATAAGGTATTTGGGTATAAACATCACGGCTATTGGGGATATACCCGTACACCCCAGGAATACTGGCAGACGAGCATGGACCTCCTGGGGGATTCTCCCGGGATCGATATTGCATCCTGGCATATATGTACAAACCTTTCCAATTTCAATATTCGTGATCGTCAACCGGCTTTAATAAGCCCTGACGCAAAGGTTGAAGACTCCCTGTTTTATTCCGGATGTAAGATCAGAGGCAAAGTAATTCGTTCAATACTCTTTCCTGGCGCCAAAGTAGATAGCCAGGCAGTAGTTGAAGACTCGATACTATTTTCCAACACCGTCATCAAACAGAACGCAAGGGTAATGAAAACTATAATTGATGAAGATGTAACGGTCGGAGTAAATGCACAAATCGGAGAAGATGCCTCCGGCGAGCTCACCGTCATAGGTATGGGAACACGCATAGCCAGAGAAACGAAGATTTCATCGGGTGTAACAGTATATCCAAATCTTGGACCTGCAAATTTTACAAAAAGTATTTATCGCACAGGAGAAATTATTAAATGAAAGATACTGCGGTACTGCTTCTGGCCGGTGGGGTGGGAAGCAGACTGAATATCCTCGTAAGCCATCGGGCAAAACCCGCTGTTCCATTTGGCGGCATATACAGGATTATTGATTTCACGCTCAGCAATATAGCAAACTCACGTCTTGCAAACGTTGCGGTACTCACCCAGTACAAGCCTCTTTCTCTTATGGATCATATAGGCAATGGTTCGTCCTGGGATCTTTCAGGACGTTCCCGGAGCACAAAGATACTACCTCCAAAAACAGGGGAGAAGGAATGGGACTGGTATAGAGGCACGGCTGATGCAGTCCGTCAGAATCTGGATTTTTTCACCTCAGGGAGTTATAAAAACGTCCTTGTCCTCTCCGGAGATCACATATACCATATGGATTACCGGTCAATGCTCCAATTTCACCACGAGCATGGAGCCAAGGTTACCATAAGTATGATAGAAGTACCCTGGGAAGAAACCCATCAATTCGGCACAGCCATCATTAATGAACAATACCGTATCATAGAGTGGGAAGAAAAATCCCCCCAGGCAAAATCAAACCTTGCCTCAATGGGAATATACGTCTTCGACAGGGATTATCTCGTTGAGCTTCTTGAAGCAACAAAAGAGTTAGATTTCGGGCACCATATTATCCCGAATGCATTACAGGAAGGTAATGTCTTCGCATATCCTTTTGATGGCTACTGGCGTGATGTGGGGACTGTTCAGGCTTACTGGGATGCAAATATGGACATTCTCGATGCCGCAAGCGGGCTTTCTCCTGAAGCATGGAAGATAATGTCGAATTTAAGTACAAAGGGAATTCCTTATGATCGTCCACCCATTATGGTTACAAAAACAGGTCATATAATGAATTCAGTAATATCACCTGGATGTATAATTTCCGGCAAAGTGGAAAACTGCGTTCTATCCCCCGGGGTAGCAATAGAACAAGGTGTCTCTGTAAAAAATTCTGTTGTTATGCATGATACAGTCATTAAAGAAGGGTCTCTTGTGGAGCGGTGCATCATAGATAAAAAGGTGTTTATCGGGAAAAAATCACATATAGGCATTGGTGATGCTTTGGTTGCCAATCGCCTCTTTCCCGACCATCTCAATACAGGTCTGACACTCATAGGTAAATATTCTGTTATACCCGATAATGCAACAATCGGCACTGACTGCATTATATATTCGATGACTGCTGAAAAGGATTTTTACACATTACATGTTGCCGACGGGGAAAACCTTCAGAAGAAAGAAGTCGGTTAATAAGTAAGATCAAATTATCTTATTTCTTAATAAATTTAACTAATGTTATGGTGTTTTTCCCTTCGATCGTCTCATATAGCACTTCGTCCATCAGGGAGTTTATGATATGCAAACCCATTCCGCCAACGGGTAGCGTTTCAATTTTATCCGGCTCAAAATCGAGGCATACATGGTTGGAATTGCACTGAGTGGGATTCATGCCCTTGCCAATGTCACTTATCTTAAAAACCATTTTATCGCTATAAACAAAAATATTAATTTCAACATTTTGTCCCTGCTCAGAGTTGTATGCGTGTTTTATTGCATTAGTTACTGCTTCTGTCACACTTAATTCCATGTTATAAGGCTCATTTTTGTTAATGAATATAAAATCACATATGGCTTTTACTGTGATACCTACAAGAGATACGTTCTCAAACCTGCTCTCAATTGACAGAGCAATTGATTTATCCGGTAAAATTTCTTTTATGTTCATCATGTGATTGACTTTATTGCTTCTTCTTCAGATAGGAATATTTGAAATACCCGGTCTATACGTGTCAGATGGAAAAGGTTTTTCACAGTTTCGTTCATACCGCAAATCACAAGATATCCCTCGTTGCCGATTGTTTTTAAACTCGACACAATCGCCCCTAGCCCACTGCTGTCTATGAATTCCACTTCAGAAAGGTCGAGCACTATTCGTTTGTTTCCATTATTAATCCAATCCACCATTCTTCCTTTTAAATCAGTGGATAAAGAAGCATCGATTCTTTTCTCAAAAGGCTTGACAACCAGAATTTCACCGAGTTTCTTACCATGTATTTGCATGTTATCTCCTTTCAATTATTTGGACCCCCGCGGATACCCTGGCGCCCCATACGTAATCCGTAAACCAAGCTGCCGGGACCTCCCCTTTTCGCTCATTGTATGAACCAAAGCAATTCATCATAATTGGGGCTTACAATTGTCATGCCAGTCCACTCAACCTTCTTTC
Protein-coding sequences here:
- a CDS encoding sugar phosphate nucleotidyltransferase, encoding MKDTAVLLLAGGVGSRLNILVSHRAKPAVPFGGIYRIIDFTLSNIANSRLANVAVLTQYKPLSLMDHIGNGSSWDLSGRSRSTKILPPKTGEKEWDWYRGTADAVRQNLDFFTSGSYKNVLVLSGDHIYHMDYRSMLQFHHEHGAKVTISMIEVPWEETHQFGTAIINEQYRIIEWEEKSPQAKSNLASMGIYVFDRDYLVELLEATKELDFGHHIIPNALQEGNVFAYPFDGYWRDVGTVQAYWDANMDILDAASGLSPEAWKIMSNLSTKGIPYDRPPIMVTKTGHIMNSVISPGCIISGKVENCVLSPGVAIEQGVSVKNSVVMHDTVIKEGSLVERCIIDKKVFIGKKSHIGIGDALVANRLFPDHLNTGLTLIGKYSVIPDNATIGTDCIIYSMTAEKDFYTLHVADGENLQKKEVG
- a CDS encoding ATP-binding protein, with the protein product MMNIKEILPDKSIALSIESRFENVSLVGITVKAICDFIFINKNEPYNMELSVTEAVTNAIKHAYNSEQGQNVEINIFVYSDKMVFKISDIGKGMNPTQCNSNHVCLDFEPDKIETLPVGGMGLHIINSLMDEVLYETIEGKNTITLVKFIKK
- a CDS encoding STAS domain-containing protein is translated as MQIHGKKLGEILVVKPFEKRIDASLSTDLKGRMVDWINNGNKRIVLDLSEVEFIDSSGLGAIVSSLKTIGNEGYLVICGMNETVKNLFHLTRIDRVFQIFLSEEEAIKSIT